A region of Selenomonadales bacterium 4137-cl DNA encodes the following proteins:
- a CDS encoding HD-GYP domain-containing protein, translating to MQRVSLAVLQSGMTVAGNVRGADGRLLVRNGMVLTDASIKKLASLGIGSVYIRNPLFEAIDVPELVREDTRVKLIRALQTAFAGYQKSGDLDTAALRGEVKTMVAEIVGNRESMIHTFDLRTYQDYVYAHSVNVAIISVLIALSLDYNEARLIDLALGALLHDIGMLAVPKDIILKVGNLTPAESEAMQRHVNDGFEIIRKRREISTLAAHVAFQHHERIDGTGYPRRLKGDNIHEYARIVAVADIFDALIADRPYRKGMLPHEAYEIMMTLADKYLDKAILDIFLANVAIYPVGTVVRLSGGETAVVASVRPRLQARPVVKILLDAAGAVVENGPDLDLAEHLTVFVTKVYKEHELFELRAFAAGLRNDGGGATQ from the coding sequence ATGCAGCGCGTATCCCTTGCCGTCCTGCAGTCCGGTATGACCGTCGCCGGCAACGTGCGCGGCGCCGACGGCCGGCTCCTTGTTAGAAACGGCATGGTCCTTACCGACGCCAGCATCAAAAAACTAGCCAGCCTGGGCATCGGCTCGGTCTACATCAGGAATCCGCTCTTCGAAGCCATCGACGTGCCCGAGCTCGTGCGGGAGGACACCCGGGTCAAACTAATCCGCGCACTTCAGACCGCCTTCGCCGGCTACCAGAAAAGCGGCGACCTCGACACCGCTGCCCTGCGCGGCGAAGTCAAAACCATGGTCGCCGAAATCGTCGGCAACCGCGAATCCATGATCCATACCTTCGACCTGCGCACCTACCAGGACTACGTCTACGCCCACTCGGTCAACGTCGCCATAATCTCCGTCCTCATCGCCCTCAGCCTCGACTACAACGAAGCCAGACTCATCGACCTGGCCCTCGGCGCCCTCCTCCACGATATCGGCATGCTCGCCGTGCCCAAGGACATCATCCTCAAAGTCGGCAACCTCACCCCCGCCGAATCCGAAGCCATGCAGCGGCACGTCAACGACGGCTTCGAAATCATCCGCAAGCGGCGGGAGATATCCACCCTTGCCGCCCACGTAGCCTTCCAGCACCACGAACGCATCGACGGCACCGGCTACCCGCGCCGGCTCAAAGGCGACAATATCCACGAATACGCCCGGATCGTCGCCGTCGCCGACATCTTCGACGCCCTCATCGCCGACCGGCCCTACCGCAAAGGGATGCTGCCCCACGAAGCCTACGAAATAATGATGACCCTCGCCGACAAATACCTCGACAAAGCCATCCTCGACATCTTCCTCGCCAACGTCGCCATCTATCCCGTCGGCACCGTCGTCCGGCTAAGCGGCGGCGAAACCGCGGTCGTAGCCAGCGTGCGCCCCAGGCTTCAGGCCCGCCCCGTCGTCAAAATCCTCCTCGACGCCGCCGGCGCTGTCGTCGAAAACGGCCCCGACCTCGACCTCGCCGAACACCTCACCGTCTTCGTCACCAAAGTCTACAAAGAACACGAACTCTTCGAACTGCGCGCCTTCGCCGCCGGCCTCCGGAACGATGGGGGCGGGGCAACCCAATAA
- a CDS encoding DUF5665 domain-containing protein — protein MNSHGPDKEPSADYLRRLVERLEAMRIAEYLELLEKPRRLVMTNFVAGVARGLGFAIGTTIVFAVVIEVLRRLILINIPVISDYLVDIIRLIEMRK, from the coding sequence ATGAACAGCCACGGCCCGGACAAGGAGCCGTCCGCCGATTATCTGCGGCGGCTGGTGGAACGCCTGGAGGCGATGCGGATCGCGGAGTATCTGGAACTGCTGGAGAAGCCGCGCCGGCTGGTGATGACCAATTTTGTCGCCGGCGTCGCCCGCGGCCTGGGGTTCGCGATCGGGACGACGATTGTTTTCGCGGTCGTGATCGAGGTGCTGAGACGACTTATACTGATTAACATTCCGGTGATCAGCGATTATTTGGTGGATATCATCCGCCTGATAGAGATGCGAAAGTAA
- a CDS encoding bile acid:sodium symporter family protein — protein MDFSKLNAWLGKKMYLGVLGALLLGFNSAIADSPQLRMALIVLFGYATFVTALETSLMQFGKVLSRPWISLWTLCLAHLGSPLMAWLMGYIFYPDDISVRIGYLVAASVPVGVTSVIWTSIVRGNVPVALVTLALDTVIVPFFLPAFFLVTVGQALHIDYKQMALQLMWMITIPSLVGMILHDILKEKAVAYAKGFGGVTAKVTFYVVIFFNAALVAPAVDWSPAILKMILITFFIVAASYFLGYLGSLVVRGRPRDVAFAMVYSIGIRNISSGLVLAIAHFPPAVAVPITLFMLFQQPLASIVPLILKPLPSPSGET, from the coding sequence ATGGACTTCAGCAAACTCAACGCCTGGCTGGGGAAAAAAATGTACCTCGGCGTACTCGGCGCGCTCCTCCTCGGCTTCAATTCCGCCATCGCCGATTCCCCCCAGCTCCGCATGGCGCTCATCGTCCTCTTCGGCTACGCCACCTTCGTCACCGCGCTCGAAACCAGCCTCATGCAATTCGGCAAAGTACTCAGCCGGCCATGGATCTCCCTGTGGACACTCTGCCTCGCCCACCTGGGCTCGCCCCTCATGGCCTGGCTGATGGGCTACATCTTCTACCCCGACGACATCAGCGTCCGCATCGGCTATCTCGTCGCCGCCTCCGTGCCGGTCGGCGTCACCTCCGTAATCTGGACCTCCATCGTCAGGGGCAACGTCCCGGTCGCGCTTGTCACCCTCGCGCTCGACACCGTGATCGTTCCCTTCTTCCTGCCCGCCTTCTTCCTCGTCACCGTCGGCCAGGCCCTCCACATCGACTACAAGCAGATGGCCCTGCAGCTTATGTGGATGATAACCATTCCCAGCCTCGTAGGCATGATCCTCCACGACATCCTCAAGGAAAAGGCCGTCGCCTACGCCAAGGGCTTCGGCGGCGTCACCGCCAAAGTCACCTTCTACGTAGTAATATTCTTCAACGCCGCCCTCGTCGCCCCCGCCGTCGACTGGAGCCCGGCGATCCTGAAAATGATCCTGATCACCTTCTTCATCGTCGCCGCCAGCTATTTCCTGGGCTATCTCGGTTCCCTCGTCGTCCGGGGGCGTCCCCGGGACGTCGCCTTCGCCATGGTCTACAGCATCGGCATCCGCAACATCAGCTCAGGGCTCGTGCTCGCCATCGCCCATTTCCCGCCCGCCGTCGCCGTGCCCATCACCCTCTTCATGCTCTTCCAGCAGCCCCTGGCCTCGATCGTGCCGCTCATCCTCAAGCCTCTCCCGTCGCCGTCCGGCGAAACATAA
- a CDS encoding sensor domain-containing diguanylate cyclase yields the protein MNAEQEQAKHEPFDLPRLVRGLSLSLDPGAKPQDALDLLVQEAHAAVGCDHLFLSRYEAAGRTFRAVAWRSSVDPGDVPLERKFMGNSYFSGQPVIVHDLSQYNYRLRPGAARLCLMSMVGVPLVTGQGVIGVLEAFAERSDHFSDLDADLLALFARQATAIIERADCEREAKYRAAENEFLVEALKLEQASLGSLFYKVGETFAAVLGVDGIAVFGIEPALPDGQLQEVMARGFSMADIGRLKTLYGKERLQKLLPPPGGGRKDLIVKQAFRQGGAGAAKLLYTVPLVYRDSLQGLIVFHWRQLDKAADHDALENFIERTIGHLSMLLGRKDVYATIQRIGFYDLLTGLANRRMFDYVLDREIKKMWRTAKPLSLLMIDVDNFKAINDIHGHPAGDAVLQQLGAIIRDSFRSVDLTARYGGEEFAVILPDTDRVRAVSVAERMRLKVSESQFPVGKGFINVTVSIGGATWTNRDAADEATGERLVTAADQALYKAKQMGRDITIFAND from the coding sequence GTGAACGCCGAACAAGAACAAGCCAAACATGAACCTTTCGACCTCCCGCGTCTCGTCCGGGGGCTGAGCCTGTCCCTCGACCCCGGGGCAAAACCGCAGGACGCCCTCGACCTCCTTGTCCAGGAAGCCCACGCGGCGGTAGGCTGCGACCACCTCTTTCTCAGCCGCTACGAGGCCGCCGGCCGGACCTTCCGGGCGGTCGCCTGGCGCAGCAGCGTCGACCCCGGCGACGTCCCGTTAGAGCGCAAATTCATGGGCAACAGCTACTTCAGCGGTCAGCCCGTCATTGTCCACGACCTCTCCCAGTACAACTACCGCCTGCGCCCCGGCGCCGCCCGCCTTTGTCTCATGTCCATGGTCGGCGTCCCCCTCGTCACCGGGCAGGGCGTTATCGGCGTACTCGAAGCCTTCGCCGAACGGTCCGACCATTTCTCCGACCTCGACGCCGACCTGCTGGCGCTGTTTGCCCGGCAGGCCACGGCAATAATCGAGCGCGCCGACTGCGAGCGCGAGGCCAAATACCGCGCCGCCGAGAACGAATTTCTCGTCGAAGCCCTCAAGCTCGAACAAGCCTCGCTGGGGAGCCTGTTCTACAAAGTCGGCGAAACCTTCGCCGCCGTGCTCGGCGTCGACGGCATCGCCGTATTCGGCATCGAGCCCGCCCTCCCCGACGGCCAACTGCAGGAAGTCATGGCCCGCGGCTTCTCCATGGCCGACATCGGCCGCCTCAAAACGCTGTATGGCAAAGAACGGTTGCAGAAACTGCTGCCCCCGCCCGGCGGCGGGCGCAAAGACCTGATCGTCAAACAAGCCTTCCGCCAGGGCGGCGCCGGCGCCGCCAAACTGCTCTACACCGTTCCGCTCGTCTATCGCGACAGTCTTCAGGGCCTGATCGTTTTCCACTGGCGGCAGCTCGACAAAGCCGCCGACCACGACGCCCTGGAAAACTTCATCGAGCGGACGATCGGCCACCTTTCCATGCTCCTCGGCCGCAAAGACGTTTACGCCACCATCCAGCGAATAGGCTTCTACGACCTGCTCACCGGCCTGGCCAACCGGCGGATGTTCGATTACGTCCTCGACCGCGAAATCAAAAAAATGTGGCGCACCGCCAAGCCCCTCAGCCTCCTCATGATCGACGTCGACAACTTCAAAGCCATCAACGACATCCACGGGCACCCGGCGGGCGACGCCGTGCTCCAGCAACTCGGCGCCATCATCAGGGACAGCTTCCGCAGCGTCGACCTGACAGCCCGCTACGGCGGCGAGGAATTCGCCGTCATCCTGCCCGACACCGACCGAGTCCGGGCCGTATCGGTCGCCGAGCGTATGCGCCTCAAAGTGTCCGAAAGCCAATTCCCGGTCGGCAAAGGCTTCATCAACGTCACCGTCAGCATCGGCGGCGCCACCTGGACCAACCGGGACGCGGCCGACGAAGCCACCGGCGAACGGCTCGTCACCGCCGCCGACCAGGCTCTTTACAAAGCCAAGCAGATGGGCCGCGACATCACCATCTTCGCCAACGACTGA
- a CDS encoding 2-hydroxyacid dehydrogenase family protein, whose amino-acid sequence MKQKVFISGKVPRVAYNMLAGEFAVTMHDSLTLLTREEIIAGLAGCDALLPLLSDVIDAAVIDSAPGLKIIANYGAGFNNIDLAAATARGIPVTNTPAVSTDATADLTWGLIIAIARRIVEGDKNIRAGKFTGWAPLYHLGVEVAGKTLGVVGLGNIGKAVVKRAKGFDMRVVYNSRTRLSPAQEAELGVEYLPLDGVISAADFLTFHVSYDPSMRHMIGAPQLAAMKSGAYIINAARGPLIDEHALLQALRAGTIAGAALDVYEFEPKITPGLEELDNVILCPHLGNATVETRDAMAELAAKNIIAVLKGGKPLTCVNPQIYK is encoded by the coding sequence ATGAAGCAAAAAGTATTCATCTCCGGAAAAGTTCCCCGCGTCGCTTACAACATGCTTGCCGGCGAATTCGCGGTTACCATGCACGACAGCCTCACGCTGCTCACAAGAGAGGAAATCATCGCCGGCCTGGCCGGCTGCGACGCCCTGCTGCCGCTCCTGTCCGACGTCATCGACGCCGCCGTCATCGATTCCGCCCCCGGCCTCAAAATCATCGCCAACTACGGGGCCGGCTTCAACAACATCGACCTCGCCGCCGCCACCGCCCGCGGCATCCCCGTCACCAACACCCCCGCCGTCTCCACCGACGCCACCGCCGACCTGACCTGGGGCCTCATCATCGCCATCGCCCGCCGCATCGTCGAAGGCGACAAAAACATCCGCGCCGGCAAATTCACCGGCTGGGCCCCCCTCTATCACCTCGGCGTCGAAGTAGCCGGCAAAACCCTCGGCGTCGTCGGCCTCGGCAACATCGGCAAAGCCGTCGTCAAACGGGCCAAAGGCTTCGACATGCGCGTCGTCTACAACTCCCGCACCCGCCTCAGCCCCGCCCAGGAAGCCGAACTCGGCGTGGAGTACCTGCCCCTGGACGGCGTCATCAGCGCCGCCGACTTCCTCACCTTCCACGTCAGCTACGACCCGTCCATGCGCCACATGATCGGTGCCCCCCAACTGGCCGCCATGAAGAGCGGCGCCTACATCATCAACGCCGCCCGCGGGCCGCTCATCGACGAACATGCCCTCCTCCAAGCCCTGCGCGCCGGCACGATCGCCGGCGCCGCCCTCGACGTCTACGAATTCGAGCCCAAGATCACCCCCGGCCTAGAAGAATTAGACAACGTCATCCTCTGCCCCCACCTCGGCAACGCCACCGTCGAAACGCGCGACGCCATGGCGGAACTCGCGGCCAAAAACATCATCGCCGTCCTCAAAGGCGGCAAGCCGCTCACCTGCGTCAACCCCCAGATATACAAGTAG
- a CDS encoding LysR substrate-binding domain-containing protein codes for MDIRHLEYFLEVARRGSFSKAAAKLHVTQPSISKMIRALEEELSVTLFHRTNKQVELTDAGQALLEQAQQIVGLFQNLTVELDNVTSLRKGRLRIGMPPIAASTVFPRALGEFNRSFPSIGIELYEYGSKKIEEAVLDGTLDTGVVCTPPAKTDLLAVYSCIRDPLRVIVHPSHRLAGQAAVDFAALADEAFVLYREDFSLHDHILQRCGQAGFAPRVICATSQREFMTGMVAANLGIALLPGNICDGLDPAAIVSVPLAGPPLCLELAVIRRRDRYLSFAARQWLAFTAEFLGLEPAGV; via the coding sequence ATGGATATACGCCATCTCGAATATTTTCTCGAGGTCGCCAGGCGGGGGAGTTTCAGCAAGGCGGCCGCGAAGCTCCATGTCACCCAGCCGTCGATCAGCAAGATGATCAGGGCGCTGGAGGAGGAGCTGTCGGTGACGCTGTTCCACCGCACCAACAAGCAGGTGGAGCTGACCGACGCCGGCCAGGCGCTGCTCGAGCAGGCCCAGCAGATCGTCGGCCTTTTCCAGAACCTGACGGTGGAGCTGGATAATGTCACCAGCCTACGCAAGGGCCGGCTACGGATCGGCATGCCGCCGATCGCGGCGTCGACCGTTTTTCCCCGCGCGCTGGGGGAGTTTAACCGGTCTTTCCCGAGCATCGGCATCGAGCTTTATGAATACGGGTCGAAGAAGATTGAGGAGGCGGTGTTGGACGGCACCCTCGATACGGGGGTGGTCTGTACGCCGCCGGCGAAGACCGACTTGCTGGCCGTTTATTCGTGCATCCGCGACCCGCTGCGGGTGATCGTCCACCCCAGTCACCGCCTGGCGGGCCAAGCAGCCGTCGATTTCGCGGCGCTGGCTGACGAGGCTTTCGTTCTTTATCGCGAGGATTTCAGCCTTCACGACCATATCCTGCAGCGTTGCGGCCAGGCGGGTTTCGCGCCGCGGGTGATCTGCGCGACTTCGCAGCGGGAGTTCATGACCGGGATGGTGGCCGCCAATCTCGGCATCGCGCTGCTGCCTGGGAATATCTGCGACGGGCTCGACCCGGCGGCCATCGTTTCCGTGCCGCTCGCCGGCCCGCCGCTGTGCCTCGAGCTGGCGGTGATCCGCCGCCGGGACCGCTATTTGTCGTTCGCCGCCCGCCAGTGGCTGGCGTTCACGGCCGAGTTTCTCGGGCTGGAGCCGGCGGGAGTATGA
- a CDS encoding diguanylate cyclase → MIFSIRAQMIAAFVVLIVLPIIVLGMLSYQKTEAILLEKAEQHSLESIENARIFFIENFIAHVDTAINTFARDIERVQTHSLSAPDQLKAEWDQYRRIHSDLPAVYFGTADGRFILSSNNAPVPGYDPRKRPWYQRALDDPDRVIWSNLYLDALTFKPIISVARTVTVNGKTAGVIGIDISLQALADVVSKIYFGQGGYAILVDQSGLIIAHPDPTRLGKAVTDEAWFWEIKNQYKGVSVLPLENGKTFISHITIARTGWKLVGFIPQENFRQDLAPIKNRTLGVGAVAAILALLLGVSVASGFATRMQSFVEAMTKVQQGDLSARWHDYSAVEFAEISDRFNAMVTTIQKLIRQEHATQHELALQKEYFEQLFENSPESIAIIDIEDRIVKVNNNFTRLFGYTFDEAQGSFINDLVVPDELREEGIEISSSVLGNRVIEKETVRKRKDGQRFDIFVLGYPIVVMGEQVGGYIIYRDISGRKEAERRLTYASTHDLLTDMYNRRYFEQEMQRLDNGDCPAAGIIISDIDGLKLVNDTLGHAVGDALLLQAARIIKDNVPEGAVLCRIGGDEFAVLLPATDEASLQDTVNRIMAAIAADNMTSREYVLSVSMGYAVRGPSHAGMDDVYREADSSMYREKLHRSNSARSALVKTLTEALHARDFITEGHADRLQELVEKLARAVGVSERRIGDLRLLAQFHDIGKVGIPDNILFKPGRLDEAETKIMHRHSEIGYRIAVASPDFHHIADWILKHHEWWNGGGYPLGLRGEDIPVECRILLIADAFDAMTQDRPYRQAVPAAEALREIAACRGTMFDPVLADIFVSIITAETEKS, encoded by the coding sequence ATGATATTCAGCATCAGGGCCCAGATGATCGCCGCATTCGTAGTGCTCATCGTTCTCCCCATAATCGTCCTCGGCATGCTTTCCTATCAGAAGACCGAAGCCATCCTGCTCGAAAAGGCCGAGCAGCACAGCCTCGAGAGCATCGAAAATGCCCGGATATTCTTCATCGAGAACTTCATCGCCCACGTCGACACAGCCATCAATACCTTCGCCCGGGACATCGAGCGCGTACAGACTCACTCCCTGTCCGCACCTGATCAACTGAAGGCCGAATGGGATCAGTACCGCCGCATCCACAGCGACCTGCCGGCCGTCTACTTCGGTACCGCCGACGGCCGGTTCATCCTGTCGTCCAACAATGCGCCCGTCCCGGGCTATGACCCCCGCAAACGCCCCTGGTACCAGCGGGCGCTGGATGACCCCGACCGCGTCATATGGAGCAACCTGTATCTCGACGCCCTCACCTTCAAACCGATCATCAGCGTCGCGCGGACGGTGACCGTCAACGGAAAGACGGCCGGCGTCATCGGGATCGACATATCCCTGCAGGCGCTCGCCGACGTCGTCAGTAAAATCTACTTCGGTCAGGGCGGCTACGCCATCCTCGTCGACCAGTCCGGCCTGATCATCGCCCATCCCGACCCCACCCGGCTGGGGAAAGCCGTAACCGACGAAGCCTGGTTCTGGGAGATAAAAAACCAGTACAAAGGCGTATCCGTACTTCCCCTGGAAAACGGTAAAACCTTCATCAGCCACATCACCATCGCCCGGACCGGCTGGAAGCTCGTCGGCTTCATCCCCCAGGAGAACTTCCGGCAGGACCTGGCGCCGATCAAAAACCGCACGTTAGGCGTAGGCGCGGTCGCAGCCATCTTAGCCCTGCTCCTCGGCGTGTCGGTAGCCAGCGGTTTCGCCACCAGGATGCAAAGCTTCGTCGAGGCGATGACCAAGGTGCAGCAAGGCGACCTCTCCGCCCGCTGGCACGACTACTCCGCCGTGGAATTCGCCGAAATCAGCGACCGGTTCAACGCCATGGTCACCACTATTCAAAAGCTCATCAGGCAGGAACATGCCACGCAGCACGAACTTGCCCTCCAGAAAGAGTACTTCGAGCAGCTCTTCGAAAACTCCCCGGAAAGCATCGCCATCATCGACATCGAAGATCGAATCGTAAAGGTCAACAACAACTTCACGCGCCTGTTCGGCTACACCTTCGACGAAGCACAGGGCAGCTTTATCAACGATCTCGTCGTCCCCGACGAACTGCGCGAGGAAGGGATCGAGATCAGCAGCAGCGTGCTCGGCAACAGGGTCATCGAAAAAGAGACGGTCAGAAAACGCAAGGACGGTCAACGGTTCGACATCTTCGTCCTCGGCTACCCGATCGTCGTCATGGGCGAACAGGTGGGCGGCTACATAATCTACCGCGACATCTCAGGGCGCAAGGAGGCGGAGCGGCGGCTCACCTACGCCAGCACCCACGACCTCCTCACCGACATGTATAACCGCCGGTACTTCGAACAGGAAATGCAACGCCTCGACAACGGGGACTGCCCGGCGGCCGGCATCATCATCAGCGACATCGACGGACTCAAACTCGTCAACGACACCCTGGGTCACGCCGTCGGCGACGCCTTACTCCTGCAGGCCGCCCGTATAATCAAGGACAACGTCCCCGAAGGCGCCGTCCTCTGCCGGATCGGCGGCGACGAATTCGCCGTTCTCCTGCCCGCCACCGACGAAGCCAGCCTCCAGGATACCGTTAACCGCATAATGGCCGCCATCGCCGCCGACAACATGACCAGTAGGGAGTACGTGCTCAGCGTCTCGATGGGGTACGCCGTCCGCGGCCCTTCCCACGCCGGCATGGACGATGTCTACCGCGAAGCCGACAGCAGCATGTACCGGGAAAAGCTACACCGCAGCAACAGCGCCCGCAGCGCCCTCGTCAAAACCCTCACCGAGGCGCTGCACGCCCGCGACTTCATCACCGAAGGCCATGCCGACCGGCTGCAGGAACTTGTCGAAAAACTCGCCAGAGCCGTCGGCGTCTCCGAGCGGCGAATCGGCGATCTCCGCCTGCTGGCGCAATTCCACGACATCGGCAAAGTCGGCATTCCCGACAACATCCTCTTCAAACCCGGCCGCCTCGACGAAGCCGAAACCAAGATCATGCACCGTCACAGCGAAATCGGCTACCGGATCGCGGTCGCCTCCCCCGATTTCCACCACATCGCCGACTGGATCCTCAAACACCACGAATGGTGGAACGGCGGCGGCTATCCGCTCGGCCTGAGAGGCGAAGACATCCCAGTCGAATGCCGCATCCTCCTAATAGCCGACGCCTTCGACGCCATGACCCAGGACCGCCCCTACCGCCAGGCGGTCCCGGCGGCGGAAGCGCTGCGGGAAATCGCCGCCTGCAGAGGCACGATGTTCGACCCTGTACTGGCGGACATCTTCGTAAGCATCATCACCGCCGAAACGGAAAAGTCATAA
- a CDS encoding DUF3794 domain-containing protein encodes MNYLYKPKPVLGKCVLGAQAGPQSIVVRQLVGEGETQCTLDICVRVPRRKPSIEQVIDVFIKKLCIRDVTIIHNKVIVCGDFEIKALYVACLPDQPVHAVEVRRVRFTADVPIWGAMCGMDADANVMVEYVDYDCPHHHHHHHHHHRGKYHYGKGMSHDNDCGHDDCGHDGDCGHSHHHHDDCEHDNDCGHGHHHDHCDDDQCGYDDHWEHDQHHGHQWCKPKCAPGDHPPDHGFRQFNVAVVLRVVAKVMTDREIIIYPGQYPGLPAKPKG; translated from the coding sequence GTGAACTACTTATATAAACCCAAGCCAGTCCTGGGGAAATGCGTGCTGGGCGCACAGGCCGGACCGCAGAGCATCGTCGTCCGTCAACTGGTCGGTGAAGGGGAAACCCAATGCACGCTCGACATCTGCGTCCGTGTGCCGCGCCGGAAACCGTCGATCGAGCAGGTCATCGACGTTTTCATCAAAAAACTTTGCATACGCGACGTAACAATCATTCACAACAAAGTCATCGTCTGCGGCGATTTCGAAATCAAAGCCCTCTACGTAGCCTGTTTGCCCGACCAGCCCGTCCACGCCGTCGAAGTCCGCCGCGTCAGATTCACCGCCGACGTGCCTATCTGGGGCGCAATGTGCGGCATGGACGCCGACGCCAACGTCATGGTCGAATATGTCGACTACGACTGCCCGCATCACCATCACCACCACCACCACCATCACCGCGGCAAATACCATTACGGCAAAGGCATGAGCCACGACAACGACTGCGGCCACGACGACTGCGGCCACGACGGCGACTGCGGTCACAGCCACCATCACCACGACGACTGCGAACATGACAACGACTGCGGCCACGGTCATCATCACGACCATTGCGACGATGACCAGTGCGGTTATGACGATCACTGGGAACACGACCAACACCACGGCCATCAGTGGTGCAAACCGAAATGCGCCCCGGGAGACCATCCGCCCGACCACGGTTTCCGTCAATTCAATGTCGCCGTTGTCCTCAGGGTTGTAGCCAAAGTAATGACCGATCGCGAGATAATAATCTACCCCGGACAGTATCCCGGCCTCCCGGCAAAACCGAAAGGGTGA
- a CDS encoding histidine phosphatase family protein, translating to MELVLLRHAKAEEDSAALPDERRELVAKGRKRAQAVAKGLERLLPADGRVEVWTSPALRSRQTAEIIAEHLGVETVTEHAAIYAGSLDNLLAEWAGAAGERTVIVVGHEPYLGIWARQLADVTLPFKKCAAAGFSIAAPDFSTGTLRWFAGPKVLTALGGDKG from the coding sequence ATGGAGCTGGTTTTGCTAAGACACGCGAAGGCTGAGGAGGATTCGGCCGCTCTTCCCGACGAACGGCGCGAGCTGGTGGCGAAGGGCCGCAAGCGCGCCCAGGCGGTGGCGAAGGGCCTTGAGCGGCTGCTGCCCGCCGATGGGCGGGTCGAGGTCTGGACGAGTCCGGCGCTCAGGTCGCGTCAGACGGCCGAGATTATCGCCGAGCATCTGGGGGTTGAGACTGTGACGGAGCATGCCGCCATTTACGCCGGCAGCCTGGACAATTTGCTTGCCGAGTGGGCCGGCGCCGCCGGGGAGCGGACGGTGATCGTCGTTGGCCACGAGCCGTATCTCGGCATCTGGGCGCGGCAGTTGGCGGACGTGACGCTGCCGTTCAAGAAGTGCGCGGCGGCGGGGTTCAGTATCGCCGCCCCCGATTTTTCGACCGGCACGCTGCGGTGGTTCGCGGGGCCGAAGGTGCTGACGGCGCTGGGCGGCGATAAGGGTTAG